A genomic segment from Synchiropus splendidus isolate RoL2022-P1 chromosome 18, RoL_Sspl_1.0, whole genome shotgun sequence encodes:
- the pa2g4b gene encoding proliferation-associated protein 2G4b: MSGDDDTQELTVADDLVVTKYKMGAEIANQALKLVVAAATTGASVLSLCQKGDAYIAEETGKIFKREKEMKKGIAFPTCVSVNNCVCHHSPLKSDPDVVLKDGDVVKIDLGVHVDGFISNVAHSLVVGATKDKPVTGRKADVVRAAHLCAEAALRLVKPGNQNKQVTEAWNKIAKSFKCCPIEGMLSHQLKQHVIDGEKTIIQNPTDQQRKDHEKAEFEVHEVYAVDVLVSTGEGKAKDGGQRTTVYKRDPNKVYGLKMKTSRTFFSEVERRFDTMPFTLRAFEDESKARLGVVECAKHELLQPFNVLNEKEGELVAQFKFTVLLMPNGPLRITNSLYEPELYKSELEVEDPELKALLQSSASRKTQKKKKKKASKTVESATGQAVETEAAE; this comes from the exons aggctctgaagctGGTGGTTGCTGCAGCAACAACCGGAGCGTCGGTGCTCAGCTTGTGTCAAAAGGGAGACGCGTACATCGCCGAAGAAACTGGGAAAATCTTCAagagggagaaggagatgaagaaag GAATCGCCTTCCCCACCTGTGTGTCGGTGAACAACTGCGTCTGCCACCACTCGCCGCTCAAGAGTGACCCGGATGTGGTCCTGAAGGATGGTGACGTGGTCAAAAT TGACCTTGGTGTTCATGTGGATGGCTTCATCTCCAACGTGGCTCACAGCCTCGTCGTCGGTGCAACCAAG GACAAGCCAGTGACCGGTCGCAAAGCTGATGTGGTCCGAGCGGCTCACTTGTGCGCCGAGGCTGCGCTGCGTCTGGTCAAACCAGGAAACCAG AACAAGCAGGTGACAGAAGCCTGGAACAAGATTGCCAAGTCCTTCAAGTGCTGCCCCATCGAAG GCATGTTGTCACACCAGCTGAAGCAGCATGTGATCGATGGAGAGAAAACCATCATCCAGAACCCGACAGACCAGCAGAG GAAGGACCACGAGAAGGCGGAGTTTGAGGTGCATGAAGTGTACGCTGTGGACGTGCTTGTCAGCACCGGGGAGGGCAAG GCCAAGGACGGAGGTCAGCGCACCACCGTCTACAAGAGGGACCCGAACAAGGTGTACGGCCTGAAGATGAAGACCTCCAGAACGTTCTTCAGCGAGGTGGAGCGACGCTTCGACACCATGCCGTTCACGCTGAG AGCCTTCGAGGACGAGTCCAAAGCCCGACTCGGCGTGGTGGAGTGTGCCAAACATGAGCTGCTGCAACCGTTCAACGTGCTCAATGAGAAGGAAG GAGAGTTGGTGGCTCAGTTCAAGTTCACTGTGCTGCTGATGCCCAACGGCCCTCTGAGGATCACCAACAGTCTGTATGAGCCGGAGCTCTACAAGTCGGAGTTGGAGGTGGAGGACCCCGAGCTGAAG GCTCTGCTGCAGAGCTCGGCCAGCCGCAAgacgcagaagaagaagaaaaagaag GCCTCCAAGACGGTGGAGAGCGCCACTGGCCAGGCGGTGGAGACGGAAGCTGCGGAATAA
- the esyt1a gene encoding extended synaptotagmin-1 isoform X1, translated as MALAEAEPGAEYPESPPAGQRATWVLWSFGKTLGALVPVYLAGYYGLNISLVLFGLMIYMGWKHSRLEKTMRIRSSMFLLDNEREFTTERVYRSKRDLPPWVTFPDVEKAEWINKILQQAWPFLGQYLEKLLLETVAPSIRASSIHLQTLSFTKVNLGEKALKIVGVKAYTEQDKRQVMLDLCVSYAGDVEINVEIKKYFCKAGVKGIQLHGKLRVILEPLIGDLPLVGAITMFFIRRPRLDINWTGLTNLLDIPGLHAMSDTMIMDAIASYLVLPNRLTIPLVADLQVAQLRSPLPRGVVRIHLLEAEDLCAKDTVIKGLIEGKSDPYAVLRVGTQIFTSHTVDSNLNPQWRELYEVIVHEVPGQELEVEVFDKDPDQDDFLGRVKVDFDHVKTARVVDDWFDLKDVPSGSVHLRLEWLSLLSSADRLTEVIQKNQNLGSKTAEPPSAAILAVYLDQAQALPLRKGNKEPSPMVQISIQDSTKESKTCYGNHNPAWKDAFTFFIQDPSNQDIDVQVKDDDRASSLGTLRIPLTHILRAPDLTLDQWFQLENSAPASRISFKIVLRVLWLNDDTSHQSTPFPSGPLAPGSVPGEAGITSERNPVAAGGLAKPAASRPQQTTPDPEFASEGVLRIHLLEAQNLIAKDNFMGGIVKGKSDPYVKIKVAGITFRSHTIKENLNPVWNELYEVILTQLPGQEVQFELFDKDLDQDDFLGRFKLSLRDIISAQLVDTWFTLNDVKSGRLHLILEWLPRVSDLLRLEQVLHFQTQQSYQNKTVPSAAVLFVYVERAHGLPLKKNGKEPKVGAEVTVKNVSLKTKVSERSTSPRWDEAFHFLVRDPRDQTLTVKLSHSWAQALGSLALPLREVMTEAGLVLDRWLPLEGALPESQILLRATLKILDTQLAKCREETIIPRWDPSHLDIRRRSAFPIVCRATDSVAQVKLTISYSLEEARLLVTVHSCRALAACSKDGADPYVTLILLPDKKATTKRKTSTKKRDLNPEFNERFDFDLSLEEASQRKLDLAVKNSVSFMSREREMMGKLQLDLDQLDLKSGVTQWFDLMPESN; from the exons ATGGCACTCGCTGAAGCAGAACCGGGAGCGGAGTACCCGGAGAGCCCCCCCGCCGGGCAGAGGGCCACCTGGGTGCTGTGGTCCTTCGGAAAGACCTTGGGGGCGCTGGTTCCGGTCTACTTGGCCGGCTACTACGGCCTGAACATCAGCCTGGTGCTGTTTGGACTGATGATCTACATGGGCTGGAAGCACAGTCGCTTGGAGAAAACGATGAGGATCCGCTCCTCCATGTTCCTGCTGGACAACGAGAGAGAGTTCACCACCGAGAGGGTGTACAGGTCCAAGCGGGACCTGCCCCCCTGG GTCACCTTTCCTGATGTGGAAAAAGCAGAATGGATAAACAAG ATCCTGCAGCAggcctggccttttttgggtcagtacctggagaagctgctgctggagacggTCGCCCCATCCATCCGAGCCTCCAGCATCCACCTGCAGACCCTCAGCTTCACCAAGGTCAACCTGGGCGAGAAG GCGCTCAAGATCGTCGGTGTGAAGGCGTACACCGAGCAAGACAAGAGGCAAGTGATGCTGGACCTGTGTGTCAG CTACGCGGGCGACGTGGAGATCAACGTTGAGATCAAGAAGTACTTTTGTAAAGCTGGCGTCAAGGGAATCCAG CTGCACGGGAAGCTGCGTGTGATCCTGGAGCCGCTGATCGGGGACCTGCCGCTGGTGGGAGCCATCACCATGTTCTTCATCCGCCGGCCG AGGCTGGACATCAACTGGACGGGCCTGACCAACCTGCTGGACATTCCGGGCCTCCA TGCGATGTCGGACACGATGATAATGGACGCTATAGCCTCCTACCTGGTGCTCCCCAACCGTCTCACTATCCCCCTGGTGGCTGACCTGCAGGTTGCTCAGCTGCGCTCCCCCCTCCCACGG GGAGTCGTGCGCATCCACCTGCTGGAGGCTGAAGACCTGTGCGCCAAGGACACCGTCATCAAGGGCTTGATCGAGGGCAAGTCCGACCCCTACGCTGTGCTGCGAGTGGGAACGCAGATCTTCACCTCTCACACTGTGGACAGCAACCTGAACCCTCAGTGGAGGGAGCTGTACGAG GTGATTGTCCATGAAGTGCCTGGTCAGGAGTTGGAGGTGGAAGTGTTTGACAAAGACCCAGACCAGGATGACTTCCTGGGCAG GGTCAAAGTGGACTTTGATCACGTGAAGACGGCCCGAGTCGTGGATGAT TGGTTCGACCTGAAGGACGTCCCGTCCGGCAGCGTCCACCTGAGGCTGGAGTGGCTGTCGCTGCTGTCGTCTGCAGACAGACTCACGGAG GTGATCCAGAAGAACCAGAACCTGGGCAGCAAAACGGCCGAACCCCCGTCTGCCGCCATCTTGGCCGTCTACCTAGATCAAGCTCAGGCCTTGCCG CTGAGGAAAGGGAACAAGGAGCCGAGCCCCATGGTCCAGATCTCCATCCAGGACTCCACCAAAGAAAGCAAG ACCTGCTATGGCAACCACAACCCAGCCTGGAAGGACgccttcaccttcttcatccAGGACCCCAGCAACCAAGACATCGACGTCCAG GTGAAGGACGACGACCGGGCGTCCTCTCTGGGGACCCTCAGGATCCCCCTGACCCACATCTTGCGGGCTCCCGACCTGACCCTGGACCAGTGGTTCCAGCTGGAAAACTCTGCTCCTGCCAGCAGGATCTCCTTCAAAATCGTGCTGCGG gtTCTGTGGCTGAACGATGACACCAGTCACCAGTCAACGCCGTTCCCCTCTGGTCCTCTGGCTCCGGGCTCAGTGCCGGGTGAAGCAGGAATCACTTCTGAGCGAAATCCCGTGGCTGCGGGTGGATTAGCCAAACCAGCGGCCTCACGGCCGCAGCAGACCACTCCAGACCCTGAGTTTGCTTCTGAG GGCGTCCTGCGCATCCACCTCCTGGAGGCCCAGAACCTGATCGCCAAGGACAACTTCATGGGGGGGATAGTGAAGGGGAAGAGCGACCCCTACGTGAAGATCAAGGTGGCTGGGATCACGTTCCGCAGCCACACCATCAAAGAGAACCTCAACCCCGTCTGGAATGAGCTTTACGAG GTGATCTTGACGCAGCTGCCTGGTCAGGAGGTCCAGTTTGAGCTCTTTGACAAAGACCTGGACCAGGACGACTTCCTGGGACG GTTCAAGCTCAGCCtgcgtgacatcatcagtgcCCAGTTGGTCGACACG TGGTTCACTCTGAACGATGTCAAGTCCGGCCGGCTCCATCTGATCCTGGAGTGGCTTCCTCGAGTGTCGGACCTCCTCCGACTGGAGCAG GTCCTCCACTTCCAGACCCAGCAGTCGTACCAGAACAAGACGGTGCCCTCGGCGGCGGTTCTCTTTGTCTATGTGGAGCGGGCTCACGGTCTCCCG CTGAAGAAGAACGGGAAGGAGCCGAAAGTGGGTGCTGAGGTCACCGTGAAGAACGTGTCACTCAAGACAAAG GTGAGCGAGCGCTCCACCTCCCCACGATGGGACGAAGCGTTTCACTTTCTGGTGCGGGACCCCAGAGACCAGACGCTCACGGTCAAG CTGTCGCACAGTTGGGCTCAGGCTCTGGGCTCCCTGGCTCTTCCTCTGAGGGAGGTGATGACGGAGGCGGGCTTGGTTCTGGACCGCTGGCTGCCTCTGGAGGGGGCGCTGCCCGAGAGCCAGATACTGCTGCGAGCCACGCTGAAG ATCCTGGACACGCAGCTGGCCAAGTGTCGTGAGGAGACCATCATCCCCCGCTGGGACCCGTCACATCTTGACATCCGACGCAGGAGCGCTTTCcccat TGTGTGCAGGGCCACGGACTCGGTGGCTCAGGTGAAGCTGACCATCAGCTACTCGCTGGAGGAGGCGCGGCTGTTGGTCACCGTCCACTCCTGCAG AGCTCTGGCCGCCTGCTCCAAAGATGGTGCTGACCCGTATGTGACCCTCATCCTGCTGCCTGACAAGAAGGCCACCACCAAGAGGAAAACCTCCACCAAGAAGAGGGACCTGAACCCTGAGTTCAACGAGCG GTTTGACTTTGACTTGTCTTTGGAGGAGGCATCTCAGAGGAAACTGGACCTGGCGGTGAAGAACAGCGTCTCCTTCATGAGCCGGGAGAGAGAGATGATGGGAAAG ctgcagctggacctgGACCAACTGGACCTCAAGTCTGGAGTCACACAATG GTTCGACCTGATGCCGGAGAGCAACTAG
- the esyt1a gene encoding extended synaptotagmin-1 isoform X2 produces MALAEAEPGAEYPESPPAGQRATWVLWSFGKTLGALVPVYLAGYYGLNISLVLFGLMIYMGWKHSRLEKTMRIRSSMFLLDNEREFTTERVYRSKRDLPPWVTFPDVEKAEWINKILQQAWPFLGQYLEKLLLETVAPSIRASSIHLQTLSFTKVNLGEKALKIVGVKAYTEQDKRQVMLDLCVSYAGDVEINVEIKKYFCKAGVKGIQLHGKLRVILEPLIGDLPLVGAITMFFIRRPRLDINWTGLTNLLDIPGLHAMSDTMIMDAIASYLVLPNRLTIPLVADLQVAQLRSPLPRGVVRIHLLEAEDLCAKDTVIKGLIEGKSDPYAVLRVGTQIFTSHTVDSNLNPQWRELYEVIVHEVPGQELEVEVFDKDPDQDDFLGRVKVDFDHVKTARVVDDWFDLKDVPSGSVHLRLEWLSLLSSADRLTEVIQKNQNLGSKTAEPPSAAILAVYLDQAQALPLRKGNKEPSPMVQISIQDSTKESKTCYGNHNPAWKDAFTFFIQDPSNQDIDVQVKDDDRASSLGTLRIPLTHILRAPDLTLDQWFQLENSAPASRISFKIVLRVLWLNDDTSHQSTPFPSGPLAPGSVPGEAGITSERNPVAAGGLAKPAASRPQQTTPDPEFASEGVLRIHLLEAQNLIAKDNFMGGIVKGKSDPYVKIKVAGITFRSHTIKENLNPVWNELYEVILTQLPGQEVQFELFDKDLDQDDFLGRFKLSLRDIISAQLVDTWFTLNDVKSGRLHLILEWLPRVSDLLRLEQVLHFQTQQSYQNKTVPSAAVLFVYVERAHGLPLKKNGKEPKVGAEVTVKNVSLKTKVSERSTSPRWDEAFHFLVRDPRDQTLTVKLSHSWAQALGSLALPLREVMTEAGLVLDRWLPLEGALPESQILLRATLKILDTQLAKCREETIIPRWDPSHLDIRRRSAFPMATDSVAQVKLTISYSLEEARLLVTVHSCRALAACSKDGADPYVTLILLPDKKATTKRKTSTKKRDLNPEFNERFDFDLSLEEASQRKLDLAVKNSVSFMSREREMMGKLQLDLDQLDLKSGVTQWFDLMPESN; encoded by the exons ATGGCACTCGCTGAAGCAGAACCGGGAGCGGAGTACCCGGAGAGCCCCCCCGCCGGGCAGAGGGCCACCTGGGTGCTGTGGTCCTTCGGAAAGACCTTGGGGGCGCTGGTTCCGGTCTACTTGGCCGGCTACTACGGCCTGAACATCAGCCTGGTGCTGTTTGGACTGATGATCTACATGGGCTGGAAGCACAGTCGCTTGGAGAAAACGATGAGGATCCGCTCCTCCATGTTCCTGCTGGACAACGAGAGAGAGTTCACCACCGAGAGGGTGTACAGGTCCAAGCGGGACCTGCCCCCCTGG GTCACCTTTCCTGATGTGGAAAAAGCAGAATGGATAAACAAG ATCCTGCAGCAggcctggccttttttgggtcagtacctggagaagctgctgctggagacggTCGCCCCATCCATCCGAGCCTCCAGCATCCACCTGCAGACCCTCAGCTTCACCAAGGTCAACCTGGGCGAGAAG GCGCTCAAGATCGTCGGTGTGAAGGCGTACACCGAGCAAGACAAGAGGCAAGTGATGCTGGACCTGTGTGTCAG CTACGCGGGCGACGTGGAGATCAACGTTGAGATCAAGAAGTACTTTTGTAAAGCTGGCGTCAAGGGAATCCAG CTGCACGGGAAGCTGCGTGTGATCCTGGAGCCGCTGATCGGGGACCTGCCGCTGGTGGGAGCCATCACCATGTTCTTCATCCGCCGGCCG AGGCTGGACATCAACTGGACGGGCCTGACCAACCTGCTGGACATTCCGGGCCTCCA TGCGATGTCGGACACGATGATAATGGACGCTATAGCCTCCTACCTGGTGCTCCCCAACCGTCTCACTATCCCCCTGGTGGCTGACCTGCAGGTTGCTCAGCTGCGCTCCCCCCTCCCACGG GGAGTCGTGCGCATCCACCTGCTGGAGGCTGAAGACCTGTGCGCCAAGGACACCGTCATCAAGGGCTTGATCGAGGGCAAGTCCGACCCCTACGCTGTGCTGCGAGTGGGAACGCAGATCTTCACCTCTCACACTGTGGACAGCAACCTGAACCCTCAGTGGAGGGAGCTGTACGAG GTGATTGTCCATGAAGTGCCTGGTCAGGAGTTGGAGGTGGAAGTGTTTGACAAAGACCCAGACCAGGATGACTTCCTGGGCAG GGTCAAAGTGGACTTTGATCACGTGAAGACGGCCCGAGTCGTGGATGAT TGGTTCGACCTGAAGGACGTCCCGTCCGGCAGCGTCCACCTGAGGCTGGAGTGGCTGTCGCTGCTGTCGTCTGCAGACAGACTCACGGAG GTGATCCAGAAGAACCAGAACCTGGGCAGCAAAACGGCCGAACCCCCGTCTGCCGCCATCTTGGCCGTCTACCTAGATCAAGCTCAGGCCTTGCCG CTGAGGAAAGGGAACAAGGAGCCGAGCCCCATGGTCCAGATCTCCATCCAGGACTCCACCAAAGAAAGCAAG ACCTGCTATGGCAACCACAACCCAGCCTGGAAGGACgccttcaccttcttcatccAGGACCCCAGCAACCAAGACATCGACGTCCAG GTGAAGGACGACGACCGGGCGTCCTCTCTGGGGACCCTCAGGATCCCCCTGACCCACATCTTGCGGGCTCCCGACCTGACCCTGGACCAGTGGTTCCAGCTGGAAAACTCTGCTCCTGCCAGCAGGATCTCCTTCAAAATCGTGCTGCGG gtTCTGTGGCTGAACGATGACACCAGTCACCAGTCAACGCCGTTCCCCTCTGGTCCTCTGGCTCCGGGCTCAGTGCCGGGTGAAGCAGGAATCACTTCTGAGCGAAATCCCGTGGCTGCGGGTGGATTAGCCAAACCAGCGGCCTCACGGCCGCAGCAGACCACTCCAGACCCTGAGTTTGCTTCTGAG GGCGTCCTGCGCATCCACCTCCTGGAGGCCCAGAACCTGATCGCCAAGGACAACTTCATGGGGGGGATAGTGAAGGGGAAGAGCGACCCCTACGTGAAGATCAAGGTGGCTGGGATCACGTTCCGCAGCCACACCATCAAAGAGAACCTCAACCCCGTCTGGAATGAGCTTTACGAG GTGATCTTGACGCAGCTGCCTGGTCAGGAGGTCCAGTTTGAGCTCTTTGACAAAGACCTGGACCAGGACGACTTCCTGGGACG GTTCAAGCTCAGCCtgcgtgacatcatcagtgcCCAGTTGGTCGACACG TGGTTCACTCTGAACGATGTCAAGTCCGGCCGGCTCCATCTGATCCTGGAGTGGCTTCCTCGAGTGTCGGACCTCCTCCGACTGGAGCAG GTCCTCCACTTCCAGACCCAGCAGTCGTACCAGAACAAGACGGTGCCCTCGGCGGCGGTTCTCTTTGTCTATGTGGAGCGGGCTCACGGTCTCCCG CTGAAGAAGAACGGGAAGGAGCCGAAAGTGGGTGCTGAGGTCACCGTGAAGAACGTGTCACTCAAGACAAAG GTGAGCGAGCGCTCCACCTCCCCACGATGGGACGAAGCGTTTCACTTTCTGGTGCGGGACCCCAGAGACCAGACGCTCACGGTCAAG CTGTCGCACAGTTGGGCTCAGGCTCTGGGCTCCCTGGCTCTTCCTCTGAGGGAGGTGATGACGGAGGCGGGCTTGGTTCTGGACCGCTGGCTGCCTCTGGAGGGGGCGCTGCCCGAGAGCCAGATACTGCTGCGAGCCACGCTGAAG ATCCTGGACACGCAGCTGGCCAAGTGTCGTGAGGAGACCATCATCCCCCGCTGGGACCCGTCACATCTTGACATCCGACGCAGGAGCGCTTTCcccat GGCCACGGACTCGGTGGCTCAGGTGAAGCTGACCATCAGCTACTCGCTGGAGGAGGCGCGGCTGTTGGTCACCGTCCACTCCTGCAG AGCTCTGGCCGCCTGCTCCAAAGATGGTGCTGACCCGTATGTGACCCTCATCCTGCTGCCTGACAAGAAGGCCACCACCAAGAGGAAAACCTCCACCAAGAAGAGGGACCTGAACCCTGAGTTCAACGAGCG GTTTGACTTTGACTTGTCTTTGGAGGAGGCATCTCAGAGGAAACTGGACCTGGCGGTGAAGAACAGCGTCTCCTTCATGAGCCGGGAGAGAGAGATGATGGGAAAG ctgcagctggacctgGACCAACTGGACCTCAAGTCTGGAGTCACACAATG GTTCGACCTGATGCCGGAGAGCAACTAG